A genomic region of Gossypium hirsutum isolate 1008001.06 chromosome D01, Gossypium_hirsutum_v2.1, whole genome shotgun sequence contains the following coding sequences:
- the LOC107892565 gene encoding receptor-like protein 7, whose amino-acid sequence MTAFPTRFDKLENLRYLNLSEAGFTGQIPIEISHLTRLVTLYLSIDTLFRTPLKLEKQNLKTLVQNLTKLRILYLYGVNISAMGNEWCQALSPLTELQVLSMSDLIRLDRNNLSGLIPQFFTKFPNLTCLRLSSVNFSGPIPSFSSSINLRDLILALNQLNGTIHSTDWSGLSKLEIIGLGNNKLSGTIPPTLFGIPSLRTLSLSHNQFNGSIGDFHGKASSLINTLDLGNNMLQGQFPMFVFELHGLTSLNLSSNNFSGLIPVSAFQNLRNLSALGLSYNRWSIDATTINISSLSLPTLAELDLASCNLTEFPGFERPLKNITSSVEILDLHGNQLQGEIPILSNAAYLDYSNNNFNSVLPAQIGDSLQYAFFFSLSNNNIQGSIPESICNSKYLEVLDLSNNSLSGPIPQCLFQMNRSLGVLNLRRNNLSGIISDTSSKSCQLQTLNLNQNRLEGKVPNSLVNCKMVKLLDIGNNHINDSFPSHLKNIATLQQIQRLH is encoded by the exons ATGACAGCTTTTCCTACTAGATTTGATAAGTTGGAGAATTTGAGATATCTTAATTTGTCTGAAGCTGGCTTTACAGGGCAAATTCCAATTGAGATTTCACACTTGACAAGGTTGGTCACTCTCTATTTATCTATTGATACATTATTTCGAACACCTTTGAAACTTGAGAAGCAAAATCTAAAGACGCTTGTTCAAAATCTCACAAAGCTAAGAATTCTCTATCTTTATGGTGTAAATATATCAGCTATGGGGAATGAATGGTGTCAAGCCTTATCACCATTGACTGAGTTGCAAGTGTTGAGCATGTCCGACT TAATTCGCTTGGACAGAAACAACTTGTCTGGTTTGATTCCACAATTCTTTACAAAATTCCCAAACCTGACTTGCCTTAGGCTTAGTAGCGTTAACTTTAGTGGACCCATTCCATCTTTCTCATCATCCATAAATCTTAGAGATCTAATACTTGCTCTTAATCAGTTAAATGGCACAATTCATTCCACTGACTGGTCAGGTCTTTCTAAGCTAGAAATTATTGGCTTAGGAAACAACAAGCTAAGTGGAACCATACCACCAACTTTGTTCGGCATTCCATCACTGCGGACACTTAGCCTTTCTCATAATCAATTCAATGGCAGCATTGGTGACTTTCATGGTAAGGCCTCTTCACTGATTAATACCCTTGATCTTGGCAACAACATGTTACAAGGGCAATTTCCAATGTTTGTGTTTGAACTCCATGGTCTCACTTCACTGAATCTTTCTTCAAACAACTTCAGCGGTTTGATACCAGTGAGTGCCTTTCAGAACCTAAGGAATCTGTCTGCACTTGGTCTCTCATATAACAGGTGGTCTATTGATGCCACTACTATTAACATTTCTTCACTTTCTTTACCCACACTTGCCGAATTAGATTTGGCATCTTGTAACTTAACAGAGTTCCCTG GATTCGAAAGACCTTTGAAGAACATAACTTCTAGTGTTGAGATTCTTGACCTGCATGGTAACCAATTGCAAGGGGAAATCCCAATTCTATCAAATGCCGCCTATTTGGATTACTCAAACAATAATTTCAACTCTGTTTTACCAGCTCAGATTGGTGACTCCCTTCAGTATGCTTTTTTCTTCTCCCTCTCAAATAATAACATTCAAGGGAGTATCCCTGAGTCGATATGCAACAGTAAATATCTTGAAGTACTTGATCTCTCTAATAATTCCCTGAGTGGTCCAATTCCTCAATGCCTATTTCAGATGAATAGATCACTTGGGGTATTGAATCTAAGGCGAAATAATCTCAGTGGCATCATTTCTGACACTTCTTCGAAAAGTTGTCAGTTACAAACTCTCAATCTCAATCAAAACCGATTGGAAGGAAAGGTTCCAAACTCATTGGTGAATTGCAAAATGGTGAAGCTTTTAGACATTGGCAACAATCATATCAACGACTCGTTCCCATCTCATTTGAAGAATATAGCCACGTTGCAACAAATTCAACGGTTACATTAA
- the LOC107958051 gene encoding ran-binding protein 1 homolog b — protein sequence MATDAKADPEPHCREDDDNAPATAADDEDTGAQVAPIVKLEEVAVATGEEDEDPILDLKAKLYRFDKEGNQWKERGVGNVKLLKHKVNGKVRLVMRQSKTLKICANHFVIPTMTVQEHSGNDKSCVWHAADFADGNLKEEMFCIRFASVENCKTFMETVQDVAESQGKKEENKDATVTADLLDKLSVGESKSDGKEEDTVVASDTKEAVKDEAKTEEDKKDEAASKA from the exons ATGGCGACCGATGCTAAAGCAGATCCAGAGCCGCACTGCAGAGAAGACGATGACAACGCTCCCGCCACCGCCGCAGACGATGAGGACACCGGTGCTCAAGTAGCTCCTATCGTCAAGCTCGAGGAAGTCGCTGTCGCTACTGGTGAAGAAGACGAGGATCCGATTCTCGATCT GAAGGCAAAGCTGTATCGATTCGATAAGGAAGGGAATCAATGGAAGGAGAGAGGAGTTGGAAATGTGAAGCTCTTGAAGCACAAAGTCAATGGCAAAGTCCGTCTAGTCATGCGCCAATCTAAAACCCTTAAGATCTGTGCTAACCATTTCG TTATTCCAACAATGACGGTGCAAGAACATTCTGGAAATGATAAATCATGCGTTTGGCACGCCGCTGATTTCGCTGATGGGAATTTGAAAGAAGAGATGTTCTGTATCAGATTTGCTTCTGTTGAGA ATTGTAAGACCTTCATGGAGACAGTTCAAGATGTTGCTGAAAGTCAGGGAAAGAAAGAGGAAAATAAAGACGCCACAGTCACTGCTGATCTCCTCGACAAGTTGAGTGTTGGAGAAAGTAAAAGTGACGGTAAAGAAGAAGATACGGTCGTTGCCTCCGACACCAAGGAAGCCGTCAAAGATGAAGCAAAAACAGAGGAAGATAAGAAGGATGAGGCTGCTTCAAAAGCATAG
- the LOC107958052 gene encoding ERBB-3 BINDING PROTEIN 1 isoform X2, translated as MYKNSKKKIERGVAFPTCLSVNNTVCHFSPLASDTSELEEGDMVKIDMGCHIDGFIAVVAHTHVVQSGPITGKQADVVAAANTAAEVALRLVRPGKKNKDVSDAIQKVAAAYDCKIVEGVLSHQLKQFVIDGNKVILSVSNPDTRVDDAEFEENEAYAVDIVASTGEGKPKLLDEKQTTIFKRAVDKNYHLKMKASRFIFSEINQRFPILPFTARALEEKRARLGLVECVNHDLLQPYPVLYEKPGDYVAHIKFTVLLMPNGSDRITSHPLQELQPTKMIDDPEIKAWLALGTKTKKKGGGKKKKGKKGDKAEGGAEGEAMDASTNCGAS; from the exons ATGTACAAGAATTCTAAGAAGAAGATTGAGAGGGGTGTTGCCTTCCCTACTTGTCTTTCTGTAAACAACACAGTCTGCCATTTCTCTCCACTTGCTAGTGACACCTCGGAGTTGGAAGAAGGTGATATGGTCAAGAT TGACATGGGTTGCCACATTGATGGGTTTATTGCAGTAGTTGCACATACTCATGTTGTTCAGAGCGGGCCAATCACTGGTAAGCAGGCTGATGTTGTTGCTGCTGCAAATACTGCTGCTGAAGTGGCCTTGAGGCTTGTAAGGCCTGGAAAAAAg AACAAAGATGTATCTGATGCAATTCAGAAGGTAGCTGCCGCTTATGATTGCAAAATTGTTGAAGGTGTTCTTAGCCATCAACTGAAGCAGTTTGTGATAGACGGGAACAAAGTCATACTAAGTGTCTCCAATCCAGATACCAGAGTTGATGATGCAGAGTTTGAGGAGAATGAAGCTTATGCTGTAGATATAGTTGCAAGCACTGGTGAAGGCAAG CCAAAGTTGTTGGACGAGAAGCAGACAACTATTTTTAAGAGAGCTGTCGACAAGAACTATCATTTAAAGATGAAGGCCTCTAGATTTATTTTCAGCGAGATAAATCAGAGATTCCCCATCCTGCCATTCACCGCTCG TGCCTTGGAAGAGAAAAGGGCTCGTCTAGGTTTAGTTGAATGTGTGAATCACGATCTCTTGCAGCCATACCCTGTTCTCTATGAGAAGCCTG GTGATTATGTTGCTCATATCAAATTTACAGTATTGCTAATGCCAAATGGATCAGATCGGATTACATCCCATCCCCTGCAAGAACTGCAGCCAACCAAGATGATAGACGATCCTGAAATCAAGGCCTGGTTGGCTTTGGGAACAAAGACAAAGAAGAAAGGTGGtgggaagaagaagaaag GTAAGAAGGGTGATAAAGCTGAGGGTGGAGCCGAGGGTGAGGCCATGGATGCATCGACAAATTGTGGTGCATCATAa
- the LOC107958052 gene encoding ERBB-3 BINDING PROTEIN 1 isoform X1 encodes MSDDEREEKELDLTSSEVVTKYKSAAAIVSKALQLVVKECKPKAKIVDICEKGDAFIREQTGNMYKNSKKKIERGVAFPTCLSVNNTVCHFSPLASDTSELEEGDMVKIDMGCHIDGFIAVVAHTHVVQSGPITGKQADVVAAANTAAEVALRLVRPGKKNKDVSDAIQKVAAAYDCKIVEGVLSHQLKQFVIDGNKVILSVSNPDTRVDDAEFEENEAYAVDIVASTGEGKPKLLDEKQTTIFKRAVDKNYHLKMKASRFIFSEINQRFPILPFTARALEEKRARLGLVECVNHDLLQPYPVLYEKPGDYVAHIKFTVLLMPNGSDRITSHPLQELQPTKMIDDPEIKAWLALGTKTKKKGGGKKKKGKKGDKAEGGAEGEAMDASTNCGAS; translated from the exons ATGTCAGACGACGAGAGAGAGGAGAAGGAGCTGGATCTCACCTCCTCTGAAGTTGTTACAAAATACAAGAGCGCTGCTGCGATTGTTAGCA AAGCGTTACAATTAGTTGTAAAAGAATGTAAGCCCAAAGCTAAGATTGTTGACATTTGTGAGAAGGGTGATGCATTTATAAGAGA GCAAACAGGTAACATGTACAAGAATTCTAAGAAGAAGATTGAGAGGGGTGTTGCCTTCCCTACTTGTCTTTCTGTAAACAACACAGTCTGCCATTTCTCTCCACTTGCTAGTGACACCTCGGAGTTGGAAGAAGGTGATATGGTCAAGAT TGACATGGGTTGCCACATTGATGGGTTTATTGCAGTAGTTGCACATACTCATGTTGTTCAGAGCGGGCCAATCACTGGTAAGCAGGCTGATGTTGTTGCTGCTGCAAATACTGCTGCTGAAGTGGCCTTGAGGCTTGTAAGGCCTGGAAAAAAg AACAAAGATGTATCTGATGCAATTCAGAAGGTAGCTGCCGCTTATGATTGCAAAATTGTTGAAGGTGTTCTTAGCCATCAACTGAAGCAGTTTGTGATAGACGGGAACAAAGTCATACTAAGTGTCTCCAATCCAGATACCAGAGTTGATGATGCAGAGTTTGAGGAGAATGAAGCTTATGCTGTAGATATAGTTGCAAGCACTGGTGAAGGCAAG CCAAAGTTGTTGGACGAGAAGCAGACAACTATTTTTAAGAGAGCTGTCGACAAGAACTATCATTTAAAGATGAAGGCCTCTAGATTTATTTTCAGCGAGATAAATCAGAGATTCCCCATCCTGCCATTCACCGCTCG TGCCTTGGAAGAGAAAAGGGCTCGTCTAGGTTTAGTTGAATGTGTGAATCACGATCTCTTGCAGCCATACCCTGTTCTCTATGAGAAGCCTG GTGATTATGTTGCTCATATCAAATTTACAGTATTGCTAATGCCAAATGGATCAGATCGGATTACATCCCATCCCCTGCAAGAACTGCAGCCAACCAAGATGATAGACGATCCTGAAATCAAGGCCTGGTTGGCTTTGGGAACAAAGACAAAGAAGAAAGGTGGtgggaagaagaagaaag GTAAGAAGGGTGATAAAGCTGAGGGTGGAGCCGAGGGTGAGGCCATGGATGCATCGACAAATTGTGGTGCATCATAa